CTTTCCGGCCGGACCAGGGCCTTTACCCTCTCCTCCAGCTCAGCGGTAGAAACCGTGCTTTTCAAGGTACACCTCCACGGGCCTGGGCACCCAGAAGCGGATGCTCTCTCCTTCCCGGATCCGCCTCCGGATCTCCGTGCTGGATATCCCCACCTCGGGCACCAGCAAAGGCACCACGGGCACCGGCATCCCCTCCAAGGGGTAGCCGGGCCGGGCCACGGCCACCAAGGTGGCCAGCTCGTGAAGCCGGTGCCCTTCCTTCCAGGTGAGGACATCCCGGTAGGCATCGGCCCCGGTGATGAAGAAGAGCTCGTCCTCCGGGAAAAGCCTCCTGGCCTCCCTTAGGGTGTCCACGGTGTAGCTTGGGCCCGGCCGGTCCAGCTCCAGCCTCGAGGCCAAGAACCCCTTCTCCTCCGCCGTGGCCAGGAGGACCATCTCGTAGCGGGCCTCCGCCGGGGCCACCGGGGTCTTGTGGGGGGGGCGGGCCGCCACCACGAAGAGGACCAGGTCCAGCCCCAAGGCCGCCCGGGCCTCCGCCGCCGCCAAAAGGTGCCCCAGGTGGATGGGATCGAAGCTCCCGCCGAAAAGGCCTATGCGCAAGGTTCAACCTCCGTGGTCAAGCCGCCTTTATCCCGGGATGTACTCAAACTCCCGCCCCGCAATCCGCACGATATCCCCCGCCCGCACCCCCTTGGCCTTGAGGGCCGCCTCCACCCCCTGG
This portion of the Thermus antranikianii DSM 12462 genome encodes:
- the nadD gene encoding nicotinate-nucleotide adenylyltransferase, translated to MRIGLFGGSFDPIHLGHLLAAAEARAALGLDLVLFVVAARPPHKTPVAPAEARYEMVLLATAEEKGFLASRLELDRPGPSYTVDTLREARRLFPEDELFFITGADAYRDVLTWKEGHRLHELATLVAVARPGYPLEGMPVPVVPLLVPEVGISSTEIRRRIREGESIRFWVPRPVEVYLEKHGFYR